The following coding sequences lie in one Arachis hypogaea cultivar Tifrunner chromosome 9, arahy.Tifrunner.gnm2.J5K5, whole genome shotgun sequence genomic window:
- the LOC112711313 gene encoding protein NUCLEOLAR COMPLEX ASSOCIATED 4, with protein sequence MAPNKTKKNKKGRYGVAEIKTLGNDLLSSASNINNLPLLLNFVNPSSPPHHLLESLLSLHSFFLPLLPTLPSSSSRAADAKGSEHQSHFIYNAWLRSKFDELVKSLLEVLVSPRQQQEEQEAVKEVVLDTLMEFVKVANGGRFHSAIYHRFLHSIVHSESSVEFLVDLLTAKYFKYIDVCYFTVISLKKLATTLEGKDQSEDKSENADVADASQLSSSTERVIHNIYYTISRVAPFENSDNTSDLEMWSRSENEHKQPCGDVNADDKQVKPGKHDNSVLSAAKIAKKMKLKFTQAWLSFLRLPLPLDVYKEVLVNLHQVVIPHLSNPVMLCDFLTRSYDIGGVVSVMALSSLFILMTQYGLEYPNFYEKLYVLLVPSIFMAKHRARFFQLLDSCLKSPLLPAYLAASFAKKMSRLLLSIPPSGALVITALIHNILRRHPSINCLVHREDQVDEGKGDKATDEATAANSDDAKVSASQKLGIDHFNYGEPNPKKSNAMRSSLWEVDTILQHYCPPVSRFALSLENDLTVRAKTSEVNVGDFSSGSYATIIGAEMSRRVKQVPLAFYKSTPSTLFSDADFAGWTFDFKDTSEIMHGSDENADKDDQNSGKRQRVV encoded by the exons ATGGCACCAAACAAaacgaagaagaacaagaagggtCGATACGGCGTCGCGGAGATAAAAACCCTAGGCAATGATCTCCTCTCTTCAGCTTCAAACATCAACAACCTTCCTCTTCTTCTCAATTTTGTTAACCCTTCTTCCCCACCACACCATCTCCTTGAATCCCTTCTCTCTCTCCACTCCTTCTTCCTCCCTCTCCTCCCCACTCTCCCTTCCTCCTCCTCACGTGCCGCCGACGCAAAAGGATCCGAGCACCAGTCACACTTCATCTACAATGCCTGGCTAAGGTCAAAGTTCGATGAGCTCGTCAAGTCTCTCCTGGAGGTTCTTGTTTCGCCGCGGCAACAGCAGGAGGAGCAGGAGGCTGTCAAGGAGGTCGTGCTTGACACACTAATGGAGTTCGTTAAGGTTGCTAATGGCGGCAGGTTCCATTCTGCTATATACCATAGGTTCCTCCATAGCATT GTCCATTCTGAGAGTTCGGTTGAATTTTTGGTGGATTTACTAACAGCGAAGTATTTCAAGTATATTGATGTGTG TTATTTTACAGTCATTAGCCTGAAAAAGCTGGCAACAACTTTGGAGGGAAAAGATCAATCAG AGGATAAAAGTGAAAATGCAGATGTTGCAGATGCAAGTCAGTTGAGTTCAAG TACGGAGCGTGTCATCCACAATATCTATTACACAATATCACGTGTCGCTCCTTTTGAAAACTCAGATAATACATCTGATCTTGAAATGTGGAGCAGATCAG AAAATGAACATAAGCAGCCTTGTGGAGATGTGAATGCAGATGATAAGCAGGTGAAGCCTGGAAAGCATGACAATAGT GTACTCTCTGCAGCCAAAATTGCTAAGAAAATGAAGTTAAAATTTACCCAAGCATGGCTTTCATTTCTCAGATTGCCACTTCCACTTGATGTGTACAAGGAG GTTCTTGTTAATCTCCACCAAGTCGTTATTCCACATCTTTCAAATCCTGTCATGTTGTG TGATTTCTTAACAAGATCATATGACATTGGTGGCGTTGTCAGTGTGATGGCTCTTAGCAGCCTGTTTATACTCATGACCCAGTATGGATTGGAATACCCAAATTTCTACGAAAAACTCTATGTTCTCTTAGTTCCATCTATCTTCATGGCGAAACATCGAGCAAGATTTTTCCAG CTTCTGGATTCTTGCCTCAAGTCACCACTTCTTCCAGCTTACCTGGCTGCATCATTTGCTAAGAAAATGAGTAGGTTATTGCTTTCAATTCCTCCCTCAGGAGCATTGGTCATTACAGCTCTTATCCACAATATTTTGCGTAGACATCCATCAATTAATTGTTTGGTGCACCGG GAAGATCAAGTTGATGAAGGAAAAGGGGATAAGGCAACAGATGAAGCAACTGCTGCAAACTCGGACGATGCAAAGGTCAGTGCCAGCCAAAAGTTAGGCATTGACCATTTCAACTACGGAGAACCTAACCCTAAGAAGTCAAATGCTATGA GAAGTTCTCTTTGGGAAGTTGATACTATTCTTCAGCACTACTGTCCTCCTGTTTCACG GTTTGCTTTGTCTCTTGAGAATGATTTGACAGTCAGGGCCAAAACAAGTGAGGTTAACGTTGGTGATTTTAGTTCTGGTTCATATGCAACAATAATTGGAGCAGAG ATGTCGCGGAGGGTAAAGCAGGTTCCTCTTGCATTCTACAAATCAACTCCTTCCACTTTGTTTTCAGACGCCGATTTTGCTGGTTGGACTTTTGATTTCAAAGACACCTCCGAAATAATGCACGGTAGTGATGAGAATGCTGATAAAGATGATCAAAACTCTGGGAAACGGCAACGAGTAGTGTGA
- the LOC112711311 gene encoding uncharacterized protein isoform X1, with translation MTSIGYGSRKSHATVTAGVTLTGRRFKAEAMKVFNINGATLSLALYTDVTNSKELLESMQAGTLEREVAFLNALLIPDVVPLLAAAHKTLVAKSRDSLTTRTLHSELIYNYSGSKHISESLKRCGISDNTTYILAARFDATPNEIKAIEKLINGKEIELEELERRANQSRMQKHYKIYAPELGVSSLADAITCRIASRDAL, from the exons ATGACCAG CATCGGGTATGGCAGCCGCAAGAGTCACGCCACCGTCACCGCTGGAGTCACCCTCACTGGAAGGAG ATTCAAAGCAGAGGCTATGAAGGTGTTTAATATAAATGGAGCCACACTTTCTCTTGCACTCTACACCGATGTCACCAATTCCAA GGAGCTCTTGGAAAGTATGCAAGCTGGGACATTGGAGCGAGAAGTTGCATTCCTCAATGCTTTACTT ATTCCAGATGTTGTTCCTCTTCTAGCTGCTGCACACAAGACACTTGTAGCTAAGTCACGGGATTCTTTGACCACACGCACTCTTCACTCAGAGCTTATTTACAATTACTCAGGGTCCAAGCAT ATTAGTGAATCTTTGAAAAGATGTGGTATCTCAGATAACACGACATACATCCTTGCTGCTAGATTTGATGCTACTCCTAATGAG ATAAAAGCCATTGAGAAGCTCATtaatggaaaagagattgaactGGAGGAGCTGGAAAGGAGAGCAAACCAATCCCGGATGCAAAAG CATTACAAGATATATGCTCCCGAACTCGGAGTTTCATCACTTGCAGATGCAATAACTTGCCGAATTGCTTCTCGCGATGCCTTGTGA
- the LOC112711311 gene encoding uncharacterized protein isoform X3, whose amino-acid sequence MKVFNINGATLSLALYTDVTNSKELLESMQAGTLEREVAFLNALLIPDVVPLLAAAHKTLVAKSRDSLTTRTLHSELIYNYSGSKHISESLKRCGISDNTTYILAARFDATPNEIKAIEKLINGKEIELEELERRANQSRMQKHYKIYAPELGVSSLADAITCRIASRDAL is encoded by the exons ATGAAGGTGTTTAATATAAATGGAGCCACACTTTCTCTTGCACTCTACACCGATGTCACCAATTCCAA GGAGCTCTTGGAAAGTATGCAAGCTGGGACATTGGAGCGAGAAGTTGCATTCCTCAATGCTTTACTT ATTCCAGATGTTGTTCCTCTTCTAGCTGCTGCACACAAGACACTTGTAGCTAAGTCACGGGATTCTTTGACCACACGCACTCTTCACTCAGAGCTTATTTACAATTACTCAGGGTCCAAGCAT ATTAGTGAATCTTTGAAAAGATGTGGTATCTCAGATAACACGACATACATCCTTGCTGCTAGATTTGATGCTACTCCTAATGAG ATAAAAGCCATTGAGAAGCTCATtaatggaaaagagattgaactGGAGGAGCTGGAAAGGAGAGCAAACCAATCCCGGATGCAAAAG CATTACAAGATATATGCTCCCGAACTCGGAGTTTCATCACTTGCAGATGCAATAACTTGCCGAATTGCTTCTCGCGATGCCTTGTGA
- the LOC112711311 gene encoding uncharacterized protein isoform X2: MTSIGYGSRKSHATVTAGVTLTGRRFKAEAMKVFNINGATLSLALYTDVTNSKELLESMQAGTLEREVAFLNALLIPDVVPLLAAAHKTLVAKSRDSLTTRTLHSELIYNYSGSKHIKAIEKLINGKEIELEELERRANQSRMQKHYKIYAPELGVSSLADAITCRIASRDAL, encoded by the exons ATGACCAG CATCGGGTATGGCAGCCGCAAGAGTCACGCCACCGTCACCGCTGGAGTCACCCTCACTGGAAGGAG ATTCAAAGCAGAGGCTATGAAGGTGTTTAATATAAATGGAGCCACACTTTCTCTTGCACTCTACACCGATGTCACCAATTCCAA GGAGCTCTTGGAAAGTATGCAAGCTGGGACATTGGAGCGAGAAGTTGCATTCCTCAATGCTTTACTT ATTCCAGATGTTGTTCCTCTTCTAGCTGCTGCACACAAGACACTTGTAGCTAAGTCACGGGATTCTTTGACCACACGCACTCTTCACTCAGAGCTTATTTACAATTACTCAGGGTCCAAGCAT ATAAAAGCCATTGAGAAGCTCATtaatggaaaagagattgaactGGAGGAGCTGGAAAGGAGAGCAAACCAATCCCGGATGCAAAAG CATTACAAGATATATGCTCCCGAACTCGGAGTTTCATCACTTGCAGATGCAATAACTTGCCGAATTGCTTCTCGCGATGCCTTGTGA